A genomic stretch from Pirellulales bacterium includes:
- a CDS encoding alpha-keto acid decarboxylase family protein — translation MATKPSPAKNNPSIGEYLLERLQDYGIADVFGIPGDYVLSFYTMLEASPINAIGCTREDCAGFAADAYARVRGMGALCVTYCVGGLSVCNSVAGAFAEKSPVVVVTGSPGMRERVHNPLLHHMVRGFRTQYEVFEKLCIAGTELNDPATAFREIDRVLAACQRFKRPVYIDMPRDMVHVVPDGPRPAPPAEPVSDRRALDEAVCEAAKRIEQARQPVLLLGVEIHRFGLQDLALKLAEETGIPMAATMLGKGVVAETHPLYMGLYEGALGRQEVTRYVEASDCVVMLGTFMTDINLGIYTAELNAGDCIYATSEELRIRHHHYHDVRLQDFLAGLAAFKWKRATPQPPAPTDWEPEPYKLAAEAPITITRLMRRLDEQLDDQTIVIADIGDALFASTELTTQGRTEFLSPAYYTSMGFAVPAALGAKIARPSARVVAIAGDGAFQMTGMELSTLVRRKLPAIVVVLNNGGYGTERLLHPGDYEFNEIHSWRYHDLPRVLGGGQGYEIRTEGDFDAALRAAWNATDGPSILHVHLAPGDASRALSQLGAMMSRTVVQ, via the coding sequence ATGGCGACAAAGCCCAGTCCGGCCAAGAACAATCCCTCGATCGGCGAGTATCTGCTCGAACGGTTGCAGGATTACGGCATCGCCGACGTGTTCGGGATTCCGGGGGACTACGTTCTGTCGTTCTACACGATGCTCGAGGCGAGTCCGATCAACGCCATCGGCTGCACGCGCGAGGATTGCGCGGGGTTTGCGGCCGACGCCTACGCCCGGGTGCGGGGGATGGGGGCGCTGTGCGTCACCTACTGCGTGGGGGGCTTGAGCGTCTGCAATTCGGTCGCGGGGGCGTTCGCCGAGAAGTCGCCGGTGGTGGTCGTCACCGGGTCGCCGGGGATGCGCGAACGGGTTCACAACCCCCTGCTCCACCACATGGTGCGGGGGTTTCGCACGCAGTACGAGGTGTTCGAGAAGCTGTGCATCGCCGGGACCGAGCTGAACGACCCGGCCACGGCGTTTCGCGAGATCGACCGGGTGCTGGCGGCGTGCCAGCGGTTCAAGCGGCCCGTGTACATCGACATGCCGCGCGACATGGTGCACGTGGTTCCCGACGGCCCGCGCCCGGCGCCGCCGGCGGAGCCCGTGAGCGATCGCCGGGCGCTCGACGAGGCGGTGTGCGAGGCGGCGAAACGAATCGAGCAGGCCCGCCAGCCGGTGCTGCTGTTGGGGGTCGAGATCCATCGGTTCGGCCTGCAGGATCTGGCGCTCAAGCTGGCCGAGGAGACGGGCATCCCGATGGCGGCCACGATGCTGGGCAAAGGGGTCGTCGCCGAGACGCATCCGTTGTACATGGGCCTGTACGAAGGAGCGCTCGGGCGGCAAGAGGTGACGCGGTACGTCGAGGCGAGCGACTGCGTCGTGATGCTCGGCACGTTCATGACCGACATCAACTTGGGCATCTACACGGCCGAGCTCAACGCGGGCGACTGCATCTACGCCACGAGCGAAGAGCTGCGGATTCGTCACCATCACTACCACGACGTCCGGCTGCAGGACTTTCTCGCAGGTCTGGCCGCGTTCAAGTGGAAGCGCGCGACGCCGCAGCCCCCTGCCCCGACGGATTGGGAGCCGGAACCGTACAAGCTGGCGGCCGAGGCGCCGATCACGATCACGCGGCTCATGCGGCGATTGGACGAGCAGCTCGACGACCAAACGATCGTGATCGCCGACATCGGCGACGCGCTGTTCGCTTCGACGGAGCTGACGACCCAAGGCCGGACCGAGTTTCTCAGCCCGGCGTATTACACCTCGATGGGGTTCGCCGTGCCCGCGGCGCTGGGGGCGAAGATCGCGCGGCCGTCGGCCCGCGTCGTGGCGATCGCGGGGGACGGGGCGTTTCAGATGACGGGGATGGAGCTGTCGACTCTGGTGCGCCGCAAGTTGCCCGCGATCGTCGTCGTGCTGAACAACGGGGGCTACGGCACCGAGCGGCTGCTGCACCCCGGCGACTACGAGTTCAACGAAATCCACTCGTGGCGGTATCACGACCTGCCGCGGGTGCTGGGCGGGGGACAGGGCTACGAGATTCGCACCGAGGGAGACTTCGACGCGGCGTTGCGCGCCGCGTGGAACGCGACCGACGGGCCGAGCATCCTGCACGTGCACCTGGCGCCCGGCGACGCGAGCCGTGCGCTGAGTCAACTGGGGGCGATGATGAGCCGCACGGTCGTGCAGTAG
- a CDS encoding DUF1579 domain-containing protein — protein MRCARMFALVVATAVAVPLVRSAVGQAPEAPPTSPATKEHEWLKQFLGEWESEAEGSMGPDEPPTKCKGTMSCRALGDLWIVNSSRGEAMGVAVEAQQTLGYDPKKKKYVGTWVDSMFNHMWLYEGSLDAAGKTLTLNADGPDFADPDRTVKYRDVYEFQSPDRFKIRSEMQGPDGAWITFMQGDVRRTK, from the coding sequence ATGCGTTGTGCACGAATGTTTGCGTTGGTCGTCGCGACGGCGGTCGCAGTTCCGCTTGTTCGCAGCGCAGTCGGCCAGGCGCCCGAGGCGCCCCCGACGAGCCCGGCGACCAAGGAGCACGAGTGGCTGAAACAGTTCCTCGGCGAGTGGGAGTCGGAGGCCGAAGGGTCGATGGGCCCCGACGAGCCGCCGACCAAGTGCAAGGGGACGATGTCGTGCCGGGCGCTGGGGGACTTGTGGATCGTCAACTCCTCGCGCGGCGAGGCGATGGGGGTCGCGGTCGAGGCCCAGCAGACGCTCGGTTACGATCCGAAGAAGAAGAAATACGTCGGCACGTGGGTCGACTCGATGTTCAACCACATGTGGCTCTACGAGGGCTCCCTTGACGCCGCGGGCAAGACGCTGACCCTGAACGCGGACGGCCCTGACTTTGCGGATCCCGACCGGACGGTGAAGTACCGGGACGTTTACGAGTTCCAGTCCCCCGACCGCTTCAAGATTCGCTCCGAGATGCAGGGCCCCGACGGCGCCTGGATCACGTTCATGCAGGGCGACGTGCGGCGGACGAAGTAA